A region from the Triticum urartu cultivar G1812 chromosome 1, Tu2.1, whole genome shotgun sequence genome encodes:
- the LOC125550301 gene encoding probable 4-hydroxy-tetrahydrodipicolinate reductase 1, chloroplastic — MLSAAFAVHPAAVASQRHSVRQRQQFCAPIGTATPRRRLPVAMLSVTNAVATQSRESAPASPRKLSFPILVNSCTGKMGKSVAEAAVSAGLQLVPVSFSAIEVPDGKLNICDTDIHIHNPSESERILRSIAKDYPDMIVVDYTVPDAVNANAELYCKLGLPFVMGTTGGDRQLLNKTVQDANVYAVISPQMGKQVVAFLAAMEIMAEKFPGAFAGYKLEVMESHQATKLDVSGTAKAVISCFQKLGVSFDLNEVNLVRDPEEQLAIVGVPEEHLAGHAFHNYHLTSPDETVSFEFQHNVCGRSIYAEGTVDAAMFLHTKIRSGADKKLYDMIDVLREGNMR; from the exons ATGCTCTCCGCTGCCTTCGCTGTTCACCCCGCCGCCGTCGCGTCGCAGCGGCATTCTGTCCGCCAGCGCCAGCAGTTCTGCGCTCCAATCGGCACGGCGACGCCAAGGCGGCGGTTGCCAGTGGCGATGCTTTCGGTCACCAACGCCGTCGCCACGCAGAGCCGCGAGAGCGCCCCCGCGTCGCCTCGCAAGCTCTCTTTCCCGATACTG GTGAATAGTTGCACCGGGAAAATGGGGAAGTCTGTTGCTGAAGCAGCTGTGTCTGCTGGTCTTCAGTTAGTTCCGGTGTCATTCAGTGCAATAGAGGTTCCTGATGGAAAGCTCAACATCTGTGACACagatattcatattcataatccATCTGAAAGTGAACGTATTCTCCGTTCAATTGCTAAGGACTACCCAGATATGATAGTTGTTGACTACACTGTGCCTGATGCTGTTAATG CCAATGCTGAACTTTACTGCAAACTTGGCTTGCCATTTGTAATGGGCACAACTGGTGGAGATAGGCAACTGTTGAACAAAACTGTGCAGGATGCGAATGTTTATGCTGTGATATCCCCACAAATGGGGAAGCAG GTTGTTGCTTTCCTTGCTGCCATGGAAATCATGGCAGAGAAATTCCCTGGTGCATTTGCAGGTTACAAACTAGAG GTAATGGAGTCCCATCAAGCGACAAAATTGGACGTTTCTGGCACTGCCAAAGCTGTAATCTCTTGCTTTCAGAAGTTGGGTGTCTCATTTGACTTGAACGAG GTAAACTTGGTTAGGGACCCAGAAGAGCAGCTTGCCATTGTTGGTGTCCCAGAAGAACATCTCGCAGGGCATGCATTTCACAATTACCATCTCACTTCGCCTGATGAAAC AGTATCATTTGAGTTCCAGCACAATGTGTGTGGCCGTTCAATATACGCAGAGGGAACTGTTGATGCCGCCATGTTTCTCCACACAAAG ATACGATCTGGGGCGGACAAGAAATTATATGATATGATCGATGTCCTGAGAGAGGGCAACATGAGATGA